Proteins from a genomic interval of Undibacterium parvum:
- a CDS encoding L-lactate permease, with amino-acid sequence MVWSQVYDPLGNIWLSALMAAIPVVVMLGCIAFAHMKAHYAAGLGLISALLVAIFGFGMPAGLAWNAAGYGAAFGLLPIGWIVLNIIFLHQLTIENGSFKVLQDSLTGITDDRRIQLLLIAFCFGAFFEGAAGFGTPVAVTAAIMIGLGFSPLAASGLCLIANTAPVAYGALGTPVIALAAVTGIDLMQLSGMIGRQLPLFSLLVPFWLIWAFAGFRGMLQIWPAILVAGLSFAIPQYLVSNFHGPWLVDVVAAIVSMVSLILFLKVWQPKKIWTSTSLKGREAESGSADLSGAQSHQSDAGAAMFQKHDRRALVMAWMPWVILTALVFIWGVPEFKKWVDGISVFKIPFTGLHNLVEKVAPVVAKPHKEAAIYTLNWLSATGTGIFIASILAGLMMKYRLLDLFRIYFRTIWLVRYSLLTIVLMLALGYLTRFSGTDASLGLVFAHTGMMYPIFGTLLGWLGVALTGSDTAANVLFGGLQKTTAEQLGLSPVLMAAANSSGGVMGKMIDAQSIVVASTATRWYGHESEILRFVFFHSLALALLVGLFVFLQAYVYPFTLLVY; translated from the coding sequence ATGGTGTGGAGTCAGGTGTATGACCCTTTGGGGAATATTTGGTTGTCGGCCTTGATGGCGGCAATCCCGGTGGTGGTGATGCTGGGATGTATCGCGTTTGCGCATATGAAGGCGCATTACGCGGCCGGCTTGGGTTTGATCAGTGCCCTGCTGGTGGCGATATTTGGTTTTGGTATGCCTGCCGGTCTGGCATGGAATGCGGCGGGTTACGGCGCCGCTTTTGGGCTTCTGCCTATAGGCTGGATCGTCCTTAATATTATTTTCTTACATCAGCTGACCATAGAAAACGGCTCGTTTAAAGTCTTGCAGGATAGCCTGACCGGTATCACTGATGACAGACGCATACAGCTATTGCTGATTGCATTTTGCTTCGGCGCTTTCTTTGAAGGCGCAGCCGGTTTTGGCACACCGGTCGCAGTTACTGCGGCCATTATGATAGGTCTGGGCTTCTCACCGTTGGCCGCTTCTGGCCTATGCCTGATCGCCAATACCGCGCCGGTCGCGTATGGCGCATTGGGCACGCCGGTGATCGCATTGGCGGCCGTGACCGGCATCGACTTGATGCAATTGTCCGGCATGATAGGGCGACAATTGCCCTTGTTTTCTTTGCTGGTACCTTTCTGGTTGATCTGGGCTTTTGCTGGTTTTAGGGGCATGCTGCAAATTTGGCCAGCGATCCTGGTGGCGGGTTTAAGCTTCGCAATTCCGCAATATCTGGTCTCGAATTTTCACGGTCCCTGGTTGGTCGATGTGGTGGCCGCGATTGTCTCTATGGTCAGCCTGATTTTGTTTCTCAAAGTGTGGCAGCCGAAAAAAATCTGGACTTCTACTTCGCTGAAAGGACGTGAGGCAGAGTCTGGTAGCGCTGATTTGAGCGGCGCCCAGTCGCATCAGTCAGATGCTGGCGCTGCTATGTTTCAGAAACATGATAGACGTGCTTTGGTCATGGCGTGGATGCCTTGGGTCATCCTTACCGCGCTGGTCTTTATCTGGGGCGTGCCAGAATTTAAAAAATGGGTAGATGGAATTTCTGTGTTCAAGATCCCTTTTACTGGCTTACATAATCTGGTCGAAAAAGTGGCACCAGTGGTCGCTAAGCCGCATAAAGAAGCGGCGATTTATACCCTGAACTGGTTGTCGGCCACCGGTACCGGTATCTTTATTGCGTCTATCTTGGCAGGCTTGATGATGAAATATCGCTTGCTTGATTTGTTCCGTATTTATTTCCGCACCATCTGGCTGGTACGTTACTCTTTATTGACGATAGTCTTGATGCTGGCGCTGGGCTATCTGACCCGCTTTTCTGGTACCGATGCCAGTCTGGGCTTGGTGTTTGCGCATACCGGCATGATGTATCCTATTTTCGGTACTTTGCTCGGTTGGTTGGGAGTGGCGTTGACCGGTTCTGATACTGCCGCCAATGTCTTGTTTGGCGGCTTGCAGAAAACCACCGCCGAGCAACTTGGTCTGAGCCCAGTCTTGATGGCGGCGGCAAATAGTTCGGGTGGTGTGATGGGTAAAATGATCGATGCCCAGAGCATCGTGGTGGCCAGTACCGCCACCCGTTGGTATGGACATGAGAGTGAGATCTTGCGTTTTGTGTTCTTCCATAGCCTGGCGCTGGCGCTGTTAGTCGGTCTGTTCGTATTCTTGCAGGCCTACGTCTATCCATTTACTTTATTGGTGTATTGA
- a CDS encoding carbonic anhydrase family protein, translated as MISNYSKKLTQFTLALTTAILLSACASPEVASTKTNDVVAMNKAKQDKTSPDMAIKMLQEGNTRFISGAMLKRDLNAQVKATGHDGQFPFASVVSCIDSRTEPALVFDQGIGDIFHASVAGNFVNEDILGSLEYAAKVAGSKAIIILGHTHCGAVKGACDNAALGNLTQLIAKITPAVKATPDTHGSDRSSKNHHFVDAAAEMNVKMTVQAVTEKSPVLKEMVDKGQIKVVGAMLDVETGKVVFY; from the coding sequence ATGATTTCTAATTATTCAAAAAAGCTGACGCAATTCACGCTTGCTTTAACCACCGCCATCTTGCTCAGCGCCTGTGCTAGCCCTGAAGTTGCCAGCACAAAAACCAATGATGTAGTGGCGATGAATAAGGCCAAACAAGACAAAACCAGCCCGGATATGGCGATTAAGATGCTGCAAGAAGGCAATACCAGATTTATCTCAGGGGCGATGCTGAAACGTGATCTGAACGCTCAGGTGAAAGCCACCGGACACGACGGTCAGTTTCCGTTTGCCAGTGTGGTCAGTTGTATCGATTCGCGCACTGAACCGGCACTGGTCTTTGATCAAGGCATAGGCGATATTTTTCATGCTTCAGTCGCCGGAAATTTTGTTAATGAAGATATTCTGGGGAGTTTAGAGTACGCCGCTAAGGTCGCGGGTTCCAAAGCCATCATTATTTTAGGTCACACGCATTGCGGCGCGGTCAAAGGCGCATGTGACAATGCGGCACTGGGCAATTTAACCCAATTGATCGCAAAAATCACTCCGGCAGTCAAGGCCACACCCGATACCCACGGTAGTGATCGCAGCTCTAAAAACCATCACTTTGTCGATGCAGCAGCCGAGATGAACGTGAAAATGACAGTGCAAGCGGTTACAGAAAAAAGCCCGGTGTTAAAGGAGATGGTCGACAAAGGTCAGATTAAAGTGGTCGGTGCGATGTTAGATGTAGAAACAGGCAAAGTGGTTTTTTATTGA
- a CDS encoding M48 family metallopeptidase, whose amino-acid sequence MQKKTFWLIALLMLALAAIIVYMAPLSQNEISRKVAEIAPATDAWRAALPRDPAAATAAYMARLPAAATARSDAYFEGGYWLQLIGFVVGIAASWVLLSSRILVALRDKLEQHSQRRWLNNAILIAAFTLLSSILSAPLDVYQRYFREHLYGLANQSFGPWFSDFLLNFALAMVVGTLFISLIFVVMRRLVQTWWIWGAVLSVAFMAFMMLIGPTYIDPLFNTYTALSDEKVKQPILSMARANGVPADNVYQFDASKQSNRISANVSGIFGSAAVRLNDNLLKRTSQPEIEAVMGHELGHYVLNHVYHFLLTFGVLLVVGFAFVKTSYAWALRRWGQRWGIRDQADPVGLPLLAALFSVYLFVMTPVFNTTIRSSEVEADAFGINTSQQADGMAEAHLKLTEYRKANPSDIEEFFFYDHPAPKKRIYMAMRWKAEHWQAP is encoded by the coding sequence TTGCAGAAAAAAACATTCTGGCTGATTGCCTTACTGATGTTGGCTTTGGCGGCCATCATTGTCTACATGGCGCCGCTATCCCAAAACGAAATTTCCCGCAAAGTAGCTGAGATCGCACCTGCCACTGATGCCTGGCGCGCTGCTTTGCCGCGCGATCCAGCGGCTGCGACGGCTGCTTATATGGCGCGTTTGCCGGCAGCGGCTACGGCCAGGTCGGATGCTTATTTTGAAGGTGGCTATTGGTTGCAATTGATAGGATTTGTCGTCGGTATCGCGGCCTCTTGGGTATTGTTGAGTAGCCGTATTCTGGTCGCACTGCGCGATAAGTTAGAGCAGCATAGTCAAAGGCGCTGGCTCAATAACGCCATCTTGATTGCAGCATTTACTTTGCTCAGCAGCATCTTGAGTGCACCTCTGGACGTCTATCAACGTTATTTTCGCGAGCATTTGTATGGACTTGCGAATCAAAGTTTCGGACCTTGGTTCAGTGATTTTCTATTGAATTTTGCGCTTGCCATGGTGGTCGGCACCTTGTTCATCTCCCTGATTTTTGTGGTGATGCGTAGGCTGGTGCAGACCTGGTGGATTTGGGGTGCTGTGTTAAGCGTGGCTTTCATGGCCTTTATGATGTTGATCGGGCCCACCTATATCGATCCCTTGTTTAATACCTATACCGCGCTGAGCGATGAGAAAGTGAAGCAGCCGATCTTGTCTATGGCACGTGCCAACGGTGTACCCGCTGATAACGTGTATCAATTTGACGCCTCTAAACAGAGTAATCGTATCAGTGCCAATGTCAGCGGCATCTTCGGTAGCGCAGCGGTCAGACTCAATGACAATTTGCTCAAGCGTACTTCGCAGCCAGAGATAGAGGCGGTGATGGGGCACGAGTTAGGTCATTACGTGCTCAATCATGTGTATCATTTCTTGCTCACTTTTGGCGTCTTGTTGGTAGTCGGTTTTGCTTTTGTAAAAACCAGCTATGCCTGGGCGCTGCGTCGTTGGGGGCAACGCTGGGGGATACGCGATCAGGCTGATCCGGTTGGCTTGCCGCTGTTGGCAGCATTGTTTTCTGTGTATTTATTTGTCATGACGCCGGTCTTTAATACCACCATACGCAGCTCGGAAGTAGAGGCCGACGCCTTTGGTATCAATACCTCGCAGCAGGCCGATGGCATGGCCGAGGCGCATCTAAAACTGACCGAATATCGCAAAGCTAATCCCAGCGATATAGAAGAATTCTTTTTCTACGACCATCCTGCACCCAAGAAACGCATCTATATGGCGATGCGCTGGAAGGCGGAGCATTGGCAGGCACCCTAA
- a CDS encoding OmpW/AlkL family protein, with amino-acid sequence MQQKFAVVSKIAALSLFACFAAPVMAQSAGSVVVNVGWAHIAPNDSSTPLAFTYPVQKSDPLSGAGVDATNTLGVALNYFYTDNVVFAADLGVPPTYKLHGEGSLASVGEIGDAKQWAPTALVKYFFGNSKSKLRPYLGGGVTYVRYSDVELTSAFQQRVGGTIVALSQGKLPASLIPSIATSADLGSGFAPVITGGVSYEVSDNWYANFSLSYVKLKTEANLTTTYKGTVLAKSNTTLTLDPLVAFASVGYRF; translated from the coding sequence ATGCAACAGAAATTCGCAGTCGTATCAAAAATCGCCGCCTTGTCCCTATTCGCATGCTTCGCCGCACCAGTGATGGCGCAGAGCGCAGGCAGTGTGGTTGTAAACGTCGGTTGGGCGCATATCGCACCTAATGACTCAAGCACACCACTTGCTTTCACATACCCAGTTCAAAAATCTGACCCTCTCTCTGGTGCAGGTGTTGACGCTACCAATACTCTAGGCGTTGCGCTCAACTATTTCTACACGGATAATGTTGTATTTGCTGCTGACTTGGGTGTGCCTCCGACGTATAAATTGCACGGCGAAGGTAGTCTTGCTTCAGTCGGCGAAATTGGTGATGCTAAGCAGTGGGCTCCTACTGCCTTGGTTAAATATTTCTTTGGTAATTCAAAATCTAAGCTACGTCCTTACCTTGGTGGTGGTGTGACTTACGTACGTTATTCTGATGTGGAACTGACTTCAGCATTTCAACAAAGAGTCGGCGGTACTATAGTCGCTTTGAGCCAAGGAAAATTGCCAGCTTCGTTAATCCCATCGATCGCTACCTCAGCTGATTTAGGCAGTGGTTTTGCTCCGGTTATCACTGGCGGCGTTAGTTATGAAGTTTCTGATAACTGGTACGCGAATTTTTCACTGTCCTATGTTAAGTTGAAAACAGAAGCTAATTTGACTACGACGTATAAGGGGACGGTCTTAGCAAAAAGCAATACTACTTTGACTTTAGATCCACTGGTCGCTTTCGCTAGTGTTGGTTACCGTTTCTAA